The Humulus lupulus chromosome 3, drHumLupu1.1, whole genome shotgun sequence genome window below encodes:
- the LOC133823496 gene encoding F-box/kelch-repeat protein At2g44130-like has protein sequence MTDFTQLISELPDDLALECLTRFHYSTHRVSARVCRSWRLLFQSPQFYYHRKLAGHTRKVACLVQVLPGRPESRPESDGLKQAPPPAYGVSIFDPVSGEWDWVDPVPKYPRGLPLFCQVSSSEGKLVVMGGWDPASYEPVKDVFVYDFTSREWRQGKDMPEARSFFAAGEMDGRIFVSGGHDESKNAMCTACVYDVGKDEWTELNHMSQERDECEGLVIGSKFWVVSGYRTESQGNFEASAEWYDPESGEWRRVENVWKTTRCPRSNIGVGKDGKLICWADSVSEVRVGACGIELGGQTYVSGSGCQGGPQEFFLVERQNGKMNRIEVPQEFLGFVQSGCCVEV, from the coding sequence ATGACTGACTTTACCCAGTTAATCTCTGAACTTCCCGACGATCTGGCACTCGAGTGCTTGACTCGTTTTCACTACTCAACTCACCGAGTCTCTGCTCGAGTTTGCCGATCATGGAGACTTCTCTTCCAAAGCCCACAGTTCTACTATCACAGGAAGCTCGCTGGTCATACCCGTAAAGTAGCCTGCTTGGTCCAGGTACTCCCGGGTCGACCCGAAAGTCGACCCGAATCGGACGGCCTCAAACAGGCGCCTCCACCTGCTTACGGCGTCTCGATATTTGACCCCGTGAGTGGCGAGTGGGACTGGGTCGATCCGGTTCCGAAATACCCACGTGGGTTACCCTTGTTCTGCCAGGTATCGAGCTCGGAGGGGAAGCTCGTGGTCATGGGAGGTTGGGACCCGGCGAGTTACGAACCGGTTAAGGACGTGTTTGTCTACGATTTCACCTCTCGGGAGTGGAGGCAAGGGAAGGACATGCCGGAAGCACGGTCGTTCTTCGCCGCTGGTGAAATGGACGGTAGGATATTCGTCTCCGGAGGCCACGATGAGAGCAAAAACGCGATGTGTACGGCGTGCGTTTACGACGTAGGGAAGGATGAGTGGACCGAGTTGAATCACATGAGTCAGGAGCGAGACGAATGCGAAGGGCTGGTAATCGGTTCCAAGTTCTGGGTTGTAAGCGGGTACCGAACCGAGAGCCAAGGTAACTTCGAAGCCAGTGCTGAGTGGTACGATCCGGAGTCGGGGGAGTGGCGGCGAGTCGAGAACGTTTGGAAGACGACTCGGTGTCCGAGATCAAATATTGGGGTGGGAAAAGATGGGAAGTTGATTTGCTGGGCTGATTCTGTGTCGGAAGTCCGGGTCGGGGCGTGCGGAATCGAGCTGGGCGGGCAGACTTATGTATCCGGATCGGGTTGTCAAGGAGGGCCACAAGAGTTCTTTCTGGTTGaaaggcaaaatggtaaaatgaACAGGATTGAGGTTCCTCAGGAGTTCCTGGGGTTCGTACAATCAGGCTGCTGCGTGGAGGTTTGA